A window from Ignavibacteriota bacterium encodes these proteins:
- a CDS encoding diacylglycerol kinase family lipid kinase, giving the protein MKYLFIVNPVSGKGRGKKSIPIIEQFLQNEGINYKLIITQYPKFATEFSLENLQNFEVVVSVGGDGTLNEVVNGIKNELIAKVKLGVLPIGSGNDFSKNIKLSKDLISNLKVICGIETNKTRKIDLYEVKYDTVNQNNQYHKFINGAGIGFDAYVGALTQNNKVLSGILAYLISVVKALFNYKMINVNVEINNLKIVENKLMITFGNGISHGGGFYLTPNAKIDDGLLDVSFFEQISRKRLLVALPKALVNKVNEIPEARLMQTKKVNLILQKPYYFHCDGEIISDNLKSAEISILEEKLQIIEMV; this is encoded by the coding sequence ATGAAATATCTCTTTATTGTAAATCCGGTTTCTGGAAAGGGAAGAGGAAAAAAATCTATTCCGATTATTGAACAATTTTTACAAAATGAAGGTATAAATTACAAACTAATAATTACTCAATATCCAAAATTTGCAACTGAATTTTCACTTGAGAATTTACAGAATTTTGAAGTTGTTGTTTCTGTTGGTGGAGACGGAACTTTAAATGAAGTTGTAAACGGAATAAAAAATGAACTAATTGCAAAAGTTAAACTTGGCGTGCTCCCGATTGGAAGTGGAAATGATTTTTCAAAAAATATAAAATTATCAAAAGATCTAATTTCAAATCTAAAAGTTATTTGCGGTATTGAAACTAATAAAACACGAAAAATTGATTTATATGAAGTAAAATATGATACGGTTAATCAAAATAATCAATATCATAAATTCATAAACGGAGCCGGAATAGGATTTGACGCCTATGTTGGTGCATTAACTCAAAACAATAAAGTTTTATCCGGAATTTTAGCATATTTAATTAGTGTTGTTAAAGCATTGTTTAATTATAAAATGATAAATGTAAATGTTGAAATCAATAATTTAAAGATTGTTGAAAATAAATTAATGATTACTTTCGGAAACGGAATTTCACATGGAGGTGGTTTTTATTTAACTCCGAATGCAAAAATTGATGACGGTTTACTTGATGTTAGTTTTTTTGAACAAATTTCTCGAAAAAGATTATTAGTTGCATTGCCAAAAGCTCTAGTTAATAAGGTAAATGAAATTCCAGAAGCAAGATTAATGCAAACAAAAAAAGTAAATTTAATTTTGCAAAAACCGTATTATTTTCATTGTGATGGTGAAATAATAAGCGATAATTTGAAATCTGCGGAAATTTCTATTCTTGAAGAAAAATTACAAATAATAGAAATGGTATAA